The sequence below is a genomic window from Corynebacterium afermentans subsp. afermentans.
GTTTTGGGGCAGCGCGAAAATGCCGGACCCGATGGTGGATCCGATAATGAGTGAGACCAAGGTCCACACGGAAACAGTGCGCTTTGACATGGCGAGTAAGACTACATCAGGACTTGTCGACTACAATCATTCCATATTCAAAGCCGTATAAACATTTACAACTGAGGAAACCTTAGAAATGCGCACCAAACTTATCGCCTTCACGAGCGCCATCGCGCTCGCCTGCGCGTCCGTTTCCCCAGCTCATGCCGAAGATGGGTACGATCCCACCAACGTGGTTCCGGGCCTTACAGCCACCGTAGAACCCCCGCTGCCACTCGGTGCAGCATGGTACGAAGCGAACTCCATGCCTAGCTGGGCGACGATCACGCCAGACGGCACCATCCGCCTCGAACCGGGGGAGGACATCACCCCCGGTGTGTACACGTGGACCGTGACCGCGACGTTCGCGGACGACACCACCCAGGACTTCCCGGTCCGCGTCACTGTGGGCGACGAGACTGAGGATGAGGCGTCCCAGGAGGGCGCCGTCATCGACGCGTTTGTTCAGTACGCCCCGGAGGTCTCGCACCGCTGCGCCGCCACAGCCCTCGGCGTCGGCCTGCCGCTGCTTGTGTTGCTGCCCCTCGGGTTCGCGTCCCAGCTGAGCATCCCGTTCGTGGCGCGCCAGGATCACCTGCAGCTGCAGGTGGACGACCTACCGTTGCAGTTGGACGTGAAGCTTCGCGACCTCAACTCCAGGGACGTGGACATGGGCATCGCCGCCATCCTCGCCGCCGCGGGCCTCGCCGGCGCCGGCGCCATCATTTCCCAGTGCCAGTAGGGTCCTCAGGCCACGCGTGTTTGGGGTAGCGGCCCCGCATCTCCTTGCGCACCTGCTGGTACGGCCCCTCCCAGAAGCTGTCTAGGTCGTCCGTCACCGCGAGCGGGCGCCCGGCGGGGGAGAGCAGGTGGTACAGCACCTTCACGCCTGAGACCGTCTGTCCCTTTTGACCAAACATGTGCTGCAGCTTCACGCGCTTGACCGGCCTGCCGCTGCCGTACTGGTATTCATTCGGCGCCGCCGCATCCAGCACCGCCACCTGCCGCCAATCCAGTTGGCGCAGCATCGCTTGCCGCATGTC
It includes:
- a CDS encoding Rib/alpha-like domain-containing protein, with translation MRTKLIAFTSAIALACASVSPAHAEDGYDPTNVVPGLTATVEPPLPLGAAWYEANSMPSWATITPDGTIRLEPGEDITPGVYTWTVTATFADDTTQDFPVRVTVGDETEDEASQEGAVIDAFVQYAPEVSHRCAATALGVGLPLLVLLPLGFASQLSIPFVARQDHLQLQVDDLPLQLDVKLRDLNSRDVDMGIAAILAAAGLAGAGAIISQCQ